One window of the Deltaproteobacteria bacterium genome contains the following:
- the pyrR gene encoding bifunctional pyr operon transcriptional regulator/uracil phosphoribosyltransferase PyrR, protein MGERIVMDAQGVERALTRMAHEVLERNKGTEQLALIGIRSRGVHVAERLRAKIAEIEGVELPSGIIDITLYRDDLGRARQQPLVKGTDIRFAIDGRRVLLVDDVLYTGRTVRAALDALMDFGRPQSVQLVVLIDRGHRELPIRADYVGKNLPTAVNESVQVRLQESDGRDEVVIARPPA, encoded by the coding sequence ATGGGTGAGCGCATAGTCATGGATGCGCAAGGCGTCGAGCGCGCGCTCACGCGCATGGCGCACGAGGTGCTCGAACGTAACAAGGGCACCGAGCAGTTGGCGCTCATCGGCATCCGCTCGCGCGGTGTCCACGTGGCGGAACGTTTGCGGGCGAAGATCGCCGAGATCGAGGGCGTCGAGCTGCCTAGCGGCATCATCGACATCACCTTGTACCGCGACGACCTCGGCCGGGCGCGCCAGCAGCCGCTGGTGAAGGGCACCGACATTCGCTTCGCCATCGACGGCCGGCGCGTGCTGTTGGTCGACGATGTCCTCTACACCGGGCGCACGGTGCGCGCCGCCCTTGATGCCTTGATGGATTTCGGCCGGCCGCAGAGTGTGCAGCTGGTGGTTTTGATCGACCGCGGACACCGCGAGCTGCCGATTCGCGCCGATTACGTCGGCAAGAACCTGCCGACGGCAGTCAACGAATCGGTGCAGGTACGGTTGCAGGAAAGCGACGGGCGCGACGAGGTGGTGATCGCGCGCCCCCCGGCTTGA
- a CDS encoding transcriptional repressor, which yields MNSPPGRSRPSTCRRQRDACSKGRPRRRPVHRVKDKLSTGDRFATFKEHLRRRRLKSTAQRDDITRVFFASNRHSSVEEIYNAVKKVNPGIGYATVYRTMKLLTECGLAVERHFRDGEARYESGVNREHHDHLICEECGKIVEFEEERIEALQEEVARQLGFRLSGHKMELYGRCRDCLKAHAAG from the coding sequence ATGAACTCGCCACCCGGCCGCTCGAGACCATCTACTTGTCGCCGGCAGCGCGACGCCTGCTCGAAGGGGCGACCCCGGAGGCGGCCAGTGCACCGGGTGAAGGATAAGCTGTCCACCGGCGACCGTTTCGCCACCTTCAAGGAGCATCTGCGGCGCCGGCGCCTGAAGTCGACCGCCCAACGCGACGACATCACCCGCGTCTTCTTCGCCAGCAACCGCCACAGCAGCGTCGAGGAAATCTATAACGCGGTAAAGAAGGTTAACCCGGGTATCGGCTACGCCACGGTTTACCGCACCATGAAGCTGCTCACCGAGTGCGGCCTGGCCGTCGAGCGCCACTTCCGTGATGGCGAGGCCCGCTACGAGAGCGGGGTCAACCGCGAGCACCACGACCACCTCATCTGCGAGGAGTGCGGCAAGATCGTCGAGTTCGAAGAAGAGCGCATCGAAGCCCTCCAGGAAGAGGTCGCCCGGCAACTCGGCTTTCGCCTTAGCGGCCACAAGATGGAGCTGTACGGCCGCTGCCGCGATTGCCTCAAAGCCCACGCCGCCGGCTGA
- a CDS encoding proline--tRNA ligase, translating into MRYRQSLIPTLKENPADAEVISHQLMVRAGMIRQVARGIYNFLPLGLRVVRKVEQIVREEMNRAGAQEILMPAVCPAELWQESGRWEHYGKELLRMKDRYERDFCFGPTHEELVTDIVRREVRSYRELPLNLYQIQTKFRDEVRPRFGLMRGREFIMKDAYSFHTSEADCWREYQNMAEAYRRIFARCGLTTRQVESDTGAIGGSAAHEFQVLADSGEDAIVSCTQCQYAANVERAEVGETPPATTPAGNPTRKVRTPGKRTVEEVAEFLSEPPARFIKTLLYLTSSGSTVAALVRGDHELSETKLKTALAVDWVALADEDTVRRVTGAPVGYAGPIGLNAPMLADRALRGISGAVSGANEADHHLVDVDQARDLPGVRFADLRAARAGDRCPRCDGGSFAAHRGIEVGNIFYLGTKYSVPMKAAYLDANGQEQPLVMGCYGIGITRTAAAAVEQHHDANGIIWPLAIAPAQVHVVPVNWNDEQLRSTAEALTGQLEEAGVEVLLDDREERPGVKFKDADLIGVPLRITVGPKSLARGAVEFKHRREAQASELPVSEVAERVRNVVRTEIGR; encoded by the coding sequence GTGCGCTATCGCCAATCGCTGATCCCGACGCTCAAGGAAAACCCGGCCGATGCCGAGGTCATCAGCCACCAGTTGATGGTTCGTGCCGGGATGATCCGCCAGGTGGCGCGCGGAATTTACAACTTCTTGCCGCTGGGCTTGCGGGTGGTGCGCAAAGTCGAGCAGATCGTGCGCGAGGAGATGAATCGGGCCGGGGCGCAGGAGATTCTGATGCCGGCCGTCTGCCCGGCCGAGCTGTGGCAGGAGAGCGGCCGCTGGGAGCACTACGGCAAGGAACTATTGCGGATGAAGGACCGCTACGAGCGCGACTTCTGCTTCGGGCCGACGCACGAGGAGCTGGTCACCGACATCGTTCGCCGTGAGGTGCGCTCGTACCGCGAGTTGCCGCTCAATCTCTACCAGATCCAGACCAAGTTTCGCGATGAAGTGCGCCCGCGCTTCGGCCTGATGCGTGGCCGCGAGTTCATCATGAAGGACGCCTATTCCTTCCACACCAGCGAGGCCGACTGCTGGCGCGAGTATCAGAACATGGCCGAGGCCTACCGGCGGATCTTCGCACGCTGCGGGCTGACGACGCGACAGGTGGAATCGGACACCGGCGCCATCGGCGGCAGCGCAGCGCACGAGTTCCAGGTGCTCGCCGATTCCGGCGAGGACGCCATCGTCAGCTGCACCCAGTGCCAGTACGCCGCCAACGTCGAGCGTGCCGAGGTGGGCGAAACGCCGCCAGCAACGACGCCGGCCGGCAACCCGACTCGTAAAGTCCGTACGCCGGGCAAGCGTACGGTGGAAGAGGTGGCCGAATTCCTGTCCGAGCCGCCGGCGCGCTTCATCAAGACGCTGCTGTACCTCACCAGCTCCGGCAGCACGGTCGCGGCGCTGGTGCGCGGGGATCACGAGCTGAGCGAGACCAAGCTGAAGACCGCACTGGCGGTAGATTGGGTGGCGCTGGCCGACGAAGACACGGTGCGCCGGGTCACCGGCGCCCCGGTGGGTTATGCGGGCCCGATCGGCCTCAATGCACCGATGCTGGCCGATCGCGCGCTGCGCGGCATCTCCGGTGCGGTGAGTGGCGCGAACGAGGCCGATCATCACCTCGTGGACGTCGATCAGGCGCGCGACTTGCCCGGTGTGCGGTTCGCCGATTTGCGGGCGGCGCGTGCGGGTGATCGCTGCCCGCGCTGTGACGGCGGTAGCTTCGCGGCCCACCGCGGCATCGAGGTCGGCAACATCTTCTACCTGGGCACGAAGTACAGCGTACCAATGAAGGCCGCCTACCTCGACGCCAACGGCCAGGAGCAGCCGCTGGTAATGGGCTGTTACGGCATCGGCATCACCCGCACCGCAGCGGCGGCAGTTGAGCAGCACCACGACGCCAATGGCATCATCTGGCCCCTGGCCATCGCTCCGGCGCAGGTGCACGTCGTCCCCGTCAATTGGAATGACGAGCAACTGCGGTCCACCGCCGAGGCGCTCACCGGCCAACTCGAAGAGGCCGGCGTTGAGGTTTTGCTCGACGACCGCGAGGAGCGGCCGGGGGTGAAGTTCAAAGACGCTGATTTGATTGGCGTGCCGCTGCGGATCACGGTCGGGCCGAAGAGCCTGGCGCGCGGAGCGGTGGAGTTCAAACACCGCCGCGAGGCGCAGGCGAGCGAGCTGCCGGTGAGCGAGGTGGCCGAACGGGTGCGTAACGTGGTCCGGACGGAGATTGGCCGATGA